From Pseudomonas sp. G.S.17, the proteins below share one genomic window:
- a CDS encoding BMP family ABC transporter substrate-binding protein: MADGLTLEKPAKIAMVYISPRNDGGWTQAFDESRVKLEKELGTKIQYVESVPENAAAITPVVDRLISRGANVIIGTAFGYSDTFLELAKKYPKVAFLNGSGTTNAPNLESFYGRTYESQYLCGMAAGAASKTGKLGFVAANPFGQVNWTVNAFELGAQQINPNATVNVIYTGAWNDPVKERAAAMALIDNGADVIGQHVDSPTPQIVAQERGVLGTGHHRDLSEFAPKATVCSSAWVWDRFLAPELKKVMAGNWVPNPNGALLSMEQGGTDITLTAGEHISAENKKKIELAREALMNGEKIIYSGPMNDRDGKERIAAGTAMSDADLWKMDWFVKGVASQR; this comes from the coding sequence ATGGCGGACGGCCTGACCCTGGAAAAACCGGCGAAAATCGCCATGGTGTATATCAGCCCGCGCAATGACGGCGGCTGGACGCAGGCGTTCGATGAGTCGCGGGTCAAGCTGGAGAAAGAGCTGGGCACCAAAATCCAGTACGTCGAAAGCGTTCCGGAAAACGCCGCAGCGATCACCCCGGTGGTGGACCGCCTGATTTCCCGGGGTGCCAACGTGATCATCGGCACCGCGTTCGGCTATTCCGACACCTTCCTGGAACTGGCGAAGAAATACCCGAAAGTCGCCTTCCTCAACGGCTCCGGCACCACCAATGCGCCGAACCTGGAATCGTTCTACGGTCGCACCTACGAAAGCCAATACCTGTGCGGCATGGCCGCTGGCGCTGCCTCGAAAACCGGCAAGCTCGGTTTCGTCGCCGCCAACCCCTTTGGTCAGGTGAACTGGACCGTCAATGCGTTTGAGTTGGGCGCGCAACAGATCAATCCCAATGCCACGGTCAACGTGATCTATACTGGCGCCTGGAACGATCCGGTCAAGGAACGCGCCGCCGCCATGGCGCTGATCGATAACGGCGCCGACGTCATCGGCCAGCACGTCGACAGCCCGACGCCGCAGATTGTCGCCCAGGAACGCGGCGTACTCGGTACCGGCCACCATCGCGACTTGAGCGAATTCGCACCTAAAGCCACGGTGTGTTCCTCGGCCTGGGTCTGGGATCGTTTCCTGGCGCCTGAGCTGAAAAAAGTCATGGCCGGCAATTGGGTGCCCAATCCCAATGGCGCGCTGTTGTCCATGGAACAAGGCGGCACGGACATTACGCTCACTGCGGGCGAGCACATCTCGGCAGAGAACAAGAAGAAAATCGAGCTGGCCCGGGAAGCCTTGATGAACGGCGAGAAAATTATCTACAGCGGCCCGATGAACGACCGCGACGGCAAGGAACGTATTGCTGCCGGCACCGCCATGTCCGATGCCGATCTGTGGAAAATGGACTGGTTTGTCAAAGGTGTGGCTTCTCAGCGATGA
- the rutR gene encoding HTH-type transcriptional regulator RutR translates to MNNETPAAPPKSLKRTRVVKPKVAATKAKSVAKDKGTRAASASTLNRRTRLVEGKRTAILEAALEIFSRFGLHGTSLDQVASMADVSKTNLLYYFSSKEELYTSVLRQLLDVWLKPLRGFSAEQDPIQAISDYIRVKLELSRDHPAESRLFCLEIIQGAPLMLAELEQPLRDIVEAKVAVIQGWIDAGKLAPIEPHHLIFSLWATTQHYADFARQISAVTGNSLQDPAFFAQTLENLQGLILNGIKPRKG, encoded by the coding sequence GTGAATAACGAAACTCCCGCCGCGCCGCCCAAGTCCCTCAAACGCACGCGCGTGGTCAAGCCCAAGGTCGCTGCGACCAAAGCCAAGTCTGTCGCGAAGGACAAAGGCACTCGGGCCGCCAGCGCTTCCACGCTGAACCGTCGCACGCGTCTTGTAGAAGGCAAGCGCACTGCGATTCTCGAAGCGGCGCTGGAGATTTTTTCCCGGTTCGGCCTGCATGGCACCAGTCTGGATCAAGTCGCGAGCATGGCCGACGTGTCCAAGACCAACCTGCTTTATTACTTCAGCAGTAAGGAAGAGCTGTACACCAGCGTGCTGCGCCAGCTTCTAGATGTGTGGCTCAAACCGTTGCGCGGGTTCAGTGCCGAGCAGGACCCGATTCAGGCGATCAGCGACTACATTCGGGTCAAGCTGGAATTGTCCCGTGATCACCCGGCCGAATCCCGCTTGTTCTGCCTGGAAATCATTCAGGGCGCACCGCTGATGTTGGCCGAGCTCGAGCAGCCGTTGCGCGATATCGTCGAAGCCAAGGTGGCGGTGATTCAGGGCTGGATCGATGCCGGCAAGCTGGCGCCTATCGAGCCGCACCATCTGATTTTTTCCCTGTGGGCGACCACCCAGCACTACGCAGATTTTGCCCGGCAGATCAGTGCAGTGACCGGCAACTCCCTGCAAGACCCGGCGTTCTTCGCCCAGACCCTGGAGAATCTGCAAGGGTTGATCCTTAACGGGATCAAACCTCGTAAAGGCTGA
- a CDS encoding 2-oxoglutarate and iron-dependent oxygenase domain-containing protein gives MTLQSVPIIDLAPYFSGSAEGKAAVARAVNQACRDIGFLVITHHQIPAELVQRVSALTRQFFDLPLAEKRKVDRPSPEMVRGYSAVAEESLSYSLEESAPGDLKESFSIGPSDVPDEDYYHNAVAGSHFAPNVWPPENLLPGFQDAYREYFAAMSGLACSMMRLFALALELDEHFFDDRIDRHISMFRTLSYPDIKAEVEAGQMRASAHTDYGSMTIVRPDSALGGLQVRNQLGEWVDVPYVEDGFVVNIGDLMMLWTNDRWISTLHRVVNPPADSESDNRRQSLVFFHQPNYDALIECLPGCLAEGQQARHAPVTSGDHLLSKFVKQTTFGGSKVA, from the coding sequence ATGACCTTGCAATCCGTCCCCATTATCGATCTTGCACCGTATTTTTCCGGCAGCGCTGAAGGCAAGGCTGCCGTCGCCAGGGCCGTCAATCAGGCCTGTCGGGACATCGGTTTCCTGGTGATCACTCATCACCAGATACCCGCCGAATTGGTGCAACGCGTATCCGCGCTGACTCGCCAATTCTTCGATTTACCCCTGGCCGAGAAGCGCAAGGTGGATCGGCCCAGCCCGGAGATGGTGCGCGGTTACAGCGCAGTGGCTGAGGAAAGCCTGTCTTATTCGCTGGAAGAAAGTGCGCCGGGAGATTTGAAGGAGTCGTTCTCCATCGGTCCCAGCGACGTGCCGGACGAGGACTACTATCACAACGCAGTGGCCGGCTCGCATTTCGCGCCCAATGTCTGGCCGCCGGAAAACCTGCTGCCGGGTTTTCAGGATGCCTATCGCGAATACTTTGCCGCCATGAGCGGGCTGGCGTGCTCGATGATGCGCTTGTTCGCGTTGGCGCTGGAGCTGGACGAGCACTTCTTCGACGACCGCATCGACCGCCATATCAGTATGTTCCGCACCCTGAGCTACCCGGATATAAAAGCCGAAGTTGAAGCCGGGCAGATGCGTGCCAGCGCGCACACCGATTACGGCAGCATGACCATCGTGCGTCCGGACAGCGCGCTGGGCGGATTGCAGGTGCGCAATCAGCTGGGTGAGTGGGTCGACGTGCCGTATGTCGAGGATGGCTTCGTGGTCAATATCGGCGACTTGATGATGCTCTGGACCAACGACCGCTGGATCTCCACCTTGCACCGCGTGGTCAATCCGCCCGCTGACAGCGAATCCGACAACCGCCGCCAGTCCCTCGTGTTTTTCCATCAGCCCAACTACGACGCCTTGATCGAATGCTTGCCGGGCTGCCTCGCCGAAGGTCAGCAAGCTCGCCATGCGCCGGTTACTTCCGGCGACCATCTGCTGTCGAAATTCGTCAAGCAGACCACCTTTGGCGGCAGCAAGGTGGCCTGA
- a CDS encoding glyoxalase, translating to MNNLSYVNVFARDIVTLSGFYSALFGFSEIEAIRSPIFRGLDTGKSCIGFNAPEAYELLGLGEYAGSSGVKFLLNIDVSEQAEVDRLVPLALASGATLIKAPYLTYYNWYQAVLLDPEQNVFRINFML from the coding sequence ATGAATAACCTTTCCTACGTCAATGTATTTGCCCGGGACATTGTGACCCTGAGCGGATTCTATTCCGCGCTGTTCGGCTTCAGCGAAATCGAAGCCATTCGCTCGCCGATTTTTCGTGGCCTGGACACCGGAAAATCCTGCATCGGTTTCAACGCCCCAGAAGCATACGAGCTGCTCGGTCTCGGCGAGTACGCCGGGAGCAGCGGCGTGAAGTTTCTGCTCAATATCGACGTGTCCGAACAAGCCGAAGTCGACCGGCTGGTGCCGCTGGCGCTGGCCAGCGGTGCGACGCTGATCAAGGCGCCGTACCTGACTTACTACAACTGGTATCAGGCCGTGCTGCTCGACCCCGAACAGAACGTGTTTCGCATCAATTTCATGCTGTGA
- a CDS encoding ABC transporter permease — protein MTDVIPESFLHVTPSPKPRHQPLLARRYALEIRQQLAWYWQALIIALALVVGLGISAAILVGAGVPAEELLNEFVVLTVLDPQNFKSVLFQAAPMILVGLAGCMAFRARFWNLGLEGQMIWGGIGATAISLFEVGPPAIRLPLMLAAAMICGVLWTLAPVLLKLRLKVNEIISTLMLNYIAANFLLHLLYGSWKDPRDNFPYSPAFRSFERLPDLFDGYNAAILLAGLVTLFALWFIGISRAGLYLRFVDANPRVASAVGVPVRKMIIGTVLLSGALAGIAGFIVTAGQEGRLTQAFYQGYGFSGILIAFLARNNPLAATIVALLVAMLFVAGRSLQVFYQIPFSMVQLIQAILVICVASSDFFIRHRMRRIQVVQGGES, from the coding sequence ATGACTGACGTCATTCCTGAATCTTTTTTGCATGTCACGCCGTCCCCAAAGCCACGCCATCAGCCGTTATTGGCGCGGCGTTACGCCCTGGAAATTCGCCAGCAACTGGCCTGGTATTGGCAGGCGCTGATCATCGCGCTGGCGCTGGTGGTTGGCCTGGGGATTTCGGCGGCGATTCTGGTCGGTGCCGGGGTGCCAGCCGAAGAACTGCTCAACGAGTTCGTGGTGCTGACGGTGCTCGATCCGCAGAACTTCAAGTCCGTGCTGTTTCAGGCCGCGCCGATGATTCTGGTGGGGTTGGCGGGCTGCATGGCGTTTCGCGCGCGGTTCTGGAACCTCGGGCTCGAAGGCCAGATGATCTGGGGCGGCATCGGTGCCACCGCCATTTCATTGTTCGAAGTGGGTCCGCCGGCCATTCGTTTGCCGCTGATGCTGGCTGCCGCGATGATCTGCGGCGTGCTCTGGACGCTGGCGCCGGTGCTGCTCAAGCTGCGCCTCAAGGTCAACGAGATCATCTCGACGCTGATGCTCAATTACATTGCCGCCAATTTTCTCCTGCATCTGCTGTATGGCAGCTGGAAAGATCCCCGGGACAATTTTCCATATTCCCCGGCGTTTCGCAGCTTCGAGCGTTTGCCGGATCTGTTCGACGGCTACAACGCCGCGATCCTGCTCGCCGGGTTGGTCACCTTGTTTGCCTTGTGGTTCATCGGCATTTCCCGCGCCGGCCTGTACCTGCGCTTCGTCGATGCCAACCCGCGCGTGGCCAGCGCGGTCGGCGTGCCGGTGCGCAAGATGATCATCGGCACGGTGCTGTTGTCCGGCGCGTTGGCAGGCATCGCCGGTTTTATCGTCACGGCGGGGCAGGAAGGGCGTCTGACTCAGGCGTTCTATCAAGGTTACGGTTTTTCCGGAATTCTCATCGCGTTCCTGGCACGTAACAATCCGCTGGCGGCGACTATTGTGGCCCTGCTTGTGGCAATGCTGTTTGTGGCCGGGCGCAGCTTGCAGGTGTTCTACCAGATCCCGTTTTCCATGGTGCAGCTGATCCAGGCGATCCTGGTGATCTGCGTGGCTTCGTCGGATTTTTTCATTCGCCATCGCATGCGGCGCATCCAGGTTGTTCAAGGCGGAGAATCCTGA
- the rutF gene encoding NADH-dependent FMN reductase RutF has translation MQLAELAVAAPTTTPAPIAQQDFRDAMAGLAAAVNVITTDGPHGRCGFTATAVCSVTDSPPTLLVCLNRSASVHPALTAHATLCINTLTSEQRDLSNLFGGKTPMAERFAAAQWSAWVTGAPVLDGAAASFDCRVSQTVSVGTHDILFCEVLALRRQKNAAALVYFDRNYHGLPHAQPPSD, from the coding sequence ATGCAACTAGCCGAACTCGCGGTTGCCGCGCCAACGACAACACCAGCGCCGATTGCCCAGCAGGATTTTCGCGACGCCATGGCCGGCCTGGCGGCAGCCGTCAACGTCATCACCACTGACGGCCCTCATGGCCGTTGCGGTTTTACCGCCACGGCGGTGTGCAGCGTGACGGATTCGCCGCCTACCCTGCTGGTTTGCCTGAATCGTTCGGCGTCGGTGCATCCGGCCCTCACCGCCCATGCAACGCTGTGCATCAATACCCTGACCAGCGAACAGCGCGACCTGTCCAACCTGTTCGGTGGCAAGACGCCCATGGCTGAACGCTTCGCTGCCGCACAATGGTCTGCATGGGTGACCGGTGCGCCGGTTCTGGATGGCGCAGCGGCCTCTTTTGATTGCCGGGTCAGCCAGACCGTCAGCGTCGGCACGCATGACATTCTGTTCTGCGAAGTGTTGGCACTGCGTCGGCAGAAGAATGCTGCGGCACTGGTGTATTTCGACCGAAACTATCACGGTTTGCCTCATGCCCAGCCGCCGTCGGACTGA
- the rutB gene encoding pyrimidine utilization protein B gives MNAPAQTSGYLLPKSTSPTRQLPARPEALSMKASETALIVVDMQNAYSTLGGYLDLAGFDVSSTGPVIANIQKALVAARAAGMPVIFFQNGWDPDYVEAGGPGSPNWHKSNALKTMRKHPELQGKLLAKGGWDYQLVDELQPQPGDIVVPKTRYSGFFNTNFDSLLRSRGIRNLVFTGIATNVCVESTLRDGFFLEYFGVVLADATHQAGPDFAQQAALFNIETFFGWVSSVEDFCTTFSTQTAAI, from the coding sequence ATGAATGCACCCGCGCAAACTTCCGGTTATCTGCTGCCGAAATCCACATCGCCAACCCGGCAACTGCCCGCACGTCCTGAAGCGCTGAGCATGAAAGCCAGCGAGACTGCATTAATCGTCGTCGACATGCAGAACGCCTATTCGACATTGGGCGGTTATCTGGACCTGGCCGGTTTCGATGTCAGCAGCACCGGGCCGGTCATTGCCAATATCCAGAAAGCCCTGGTGGCCGCTCGGGCCGCCGGGATGCCGGTGATTTTCTTTCAGAACGGCTGGGACCCCGATTACGTCGAAGCCGGAGGGCCGGGGTCGCCCAACTGGCATAAATCCAACGCGCTGAAAACCATGCGCAAGCATCCTGAGCTGCAAGGCAAGTTGCTCGCCAAAGGTGGCTGGGATTATCAACTGGTGGATGAATTACAGCCGCAGCCCGGCGACATCGTGGTGCCGAAAACCCGCTACAGCGGTTTCTTCAATACCAACTTCGACAGCCTGTTGCGCAGTCGCGGCATCCGCAATCTGGTGTTCACCGGCATTGCCACCAACGTCTGCGTCGAATCAACCCTGCGTGATGGCTTTTTCCTCGAATACTTCGGCGTTGTGCTGGCGGACGCGACCCATCAGGCCGGTCCCGACTTTGCACAGCAGGCTGCGTTGTTCAACATCGAAACCTTCTTCGGCTGGGTATCCAGCGTCGAAGACTTCTGCACCACCTTCAGCACCCAAACCGCTGCGATCTGA
- the rutC gene encoding pyrimidine utilization protein C translates to MPKKSIIPPGTSKPIAPFVPGSMADGVLYVSGTLPFDKDNNVVHVGDATAQTRHVLETIKGVIETAGGTMDDVTFNMIMIRDWADYAKVNKVYAEYFAGEKPARYCIQCGLVKPEALIEIASIAHIG, encoded by the coding sequence ATGCCCAAGAAATCAATCATCCCCCCCGGCACAAGCAAACCCATCGCGCCCTTCGTGCCCGGTTCCATGGCGGATGGTGTGCTGTACGTTTCCGGCACCCTGCCCTTCGACAAGGACAACAATGTGGTGCATGTCGGCGATGCAACGGCGCAGACCCGCCACGTTCTGGAGACCATAAAAGGCGTGATCGAAACCGCTGGCGGCACCATGGATGACGTGACCTTCAACATGATCATGATTCGCGACTGGGCGGATTACGCCAAGGTCAACAAGGTGTATGCCGAGTACTTCGCCGGGGAAAAACCGGCGCGTTATTGCATCCAGTGCGGCTTGGTGAAACCGGAAGCCTTGATCGAAATCGCCAGCATCGCGCACATCGGCTGA
- a CDS encoding DUF6555 family protein, whose amino-acid sequence MHHSRHYRIDYLLHGKYKSFYVCAQAMDNASAWNWAAVDAGFGQIPKYRMDKVPAISKPKAEQFGLSDVQWTES is encoded by the coding sequence ATGCATCATTCCAGACATTACCGAATCGACTACCTGTTACACGGCAAGTACAAGAGCTTCTATGTCTGCGCTCAGGCTATGGACAATGCGTCAGCCTGGAACTGGGCAGCCGTTGATGCTGGATTTGGCCAGATACCCAAATACCGGATGGACAAAGTACCCGCTATCAGCAAACCCAAAGCCGAGCAATTCGGCTTGAGTGATGTGCAATGGACAGAGTCATGA
- a CDS encoding ABC transporter ATP-binding protein, whose protein sequence is MSQASAIQLTGISKTFDGFKALSEAHFTARWGEVHALLGENGAGKSSLMNIAAGLYAPESGSLFIDDNPVRLNGPKDASRHRIGMVHQHFKLVRPFTVAQNILLGLPPEPGQGSYTKRLHTLEQHISAKAQELGFAIDPRQTIETLSIAEQQRVEILKVLLAGARILILDEPTAVLTDKEAEGLLSTVQSFARQGAAVILVTHKMSDVKRYADRVTVMRGGRTVQTLDPHSVTVEQLVRLTVGESAPTLEYPMAAAGEARLIVSNLRSVTGQGPLAGVNMTLHAGQIYGIAGVGGNGQSELANALMGLPQPTQGEMLLHGFGDLRQASPERRRDLRIASIPADRYGAALAGSLSVAENFGIGQIHSGRYGSFLRLRGEQLEQDAAEAISAFDVQGVRSLQQKAALLSGGNAQKLVIAREFSRDPQLVLVHSPSRGLDARATAAVHGRLRAARDAGAAVLVISEDLDEVLALADRIGVMNSGRIVAEFERPADRQAIGKAMVSHD, encoded by the coding sequence ATGAGCCAGGCGAGCGCGATCCAACTCACCGGTATCAGCAAGACCTTTGATGGCTTCAAGGCCCTCAGCGAGGCGCACTTCACCGCCAGATGGGGCGAAGTGCATGCGCTGCTGGGGGAAAACGGTGCTGGCAAATCGTCGCTGATGAATATCGCTGCGGGTTTGTACGCGCCCGAGAGTGGATCGCTGTTCATCGATGACAACCCGGTGCGGCTCAATGGTCCCAAGGATGCCAGCCGGCATCGGATTGGCATGGTGCATCAACATTTCAAGCTGGTGCGGCCGTTCACGGTTGCCCAGAACATTTTGCTCGGCCTGCCGCCTGAACCGGGGCAGGGCAGCTACACCAAGCGTCTGCACACCCTTGAACAGCACATCAGCGCCAAGGCTCAGGAACTGGGTTTTGCCATTGATCCACGGCAGACCATCGAGACCTTGTCGATTGCCGAGCAGCAGCGAGTGGAAATCCTCAAAGTGCTGCTGGCCGGGGCGCGCATTCTGATTCTCGATGAGCCGACAGCGGTGCTCACGGATAAGGAAGCCGAAGGGCTGTTGAGCACGGTGCAGTCGTTTGCCCGACAAGGCGCGGCGGTGATTCTGGTCACGCACAAGATGTCCGACGTCAAACGCTACGCCGACCGGGTCACGGTGATGCGCGGCGGACGTACCGTGCAAACCCTTGATCCGCACAGCGTCACGGTCGAGCAGTTGGTACGCCTGACGGTAGGTGAATCCGCGCCGACCCTGGAATACCCGATGGCGGCTGCGGGGGAAGCGCGGCTGATTGTGAGCAATCTCAGGTCGGTGACCGGGCAAGGCCCGTTGGCCGGGGTCAACATGACCCTGCATGCCGGGCAGATTTATGGCATCGCCGGTGTCGGCGGTAACGGACAAAGCGAACTGGCTAACGCCTTGATGGGGTTGCCGCAGCCGACCCAGGGCGAAATGCTCCTGCATGGTTTTGGTGACTTGCGCCAGGCCTCGCCCGAGCGCCGTCGCGACTTGCGCATCGCGTCGATTCCCGCCGACCGCTACGGCGCGGCGTTGGCCGGTTCGCTGTCGGTGGCGGAAAACTTCGGCATCGGCCAGATTCACAGCGGCCGCTACGGGTCATTCCTGCGCCTGCGCGGTGAGCAACTGGAGCAGGACGCCGCTGAGGCGATCAGCGCCTTCGATGTACAAGGCGTGCGTTCGCTGCAACAGAAAGCCGCATTACTCTCCGGCGGCAACGCGCAAAAACTGGTGATCGCCAGGGAATTCAGCCGCGATCCGCAATTGGTGTTGGTGCATAGCCCGAGTCGCGGTCTGGATGCGCGGGCCACGGCGGCGGTACACGGGCGACTGCGCGCGGCTCGCGACGCTGGCGCAGCGGTGTTGGTGATCAGCGAAGACCTTGATGAAGTGTTGGCGCTGGCCGACCGCATCGGGGTCATGAACAGCGGCCGTATTGTCGCGGAATTCGAGCGTCCTGCGGATCGTCAGGCGATTGGCAAGGCGATGGTGAGTCATGACTGA
- the rutA gene encoding pyrimidine utilization protein A codes for MDIGIFIPIGNNGWLISSNAPQYMPTFELNKEIVQKAEHYGFEFALSMIKLRGFGGKTEFWEHNMESFTLMAGLAAVTHRIHLFATVATLTIPPAIVARMASTIDSISGGRFGVNLVTGWQKPEYEQMGMWPGDEFFSTRYEYLAEYAQVLRDLWSTGHCDLKGKYFTMNDCRVSPRPQAEMKLICAGQSEAGMAFSSQYADYNFCFGKGVNTPMAYAPTAAKLIEANEKTGRNVTSCPLFMIIADDTDEAARARWEHIKAGADEEAIAWLSEKGAADKSPGSNMRQMADPTSAVNINMGTLVGSWASVARMLDEVATVPGTQGVMLTFDDFVKGVEDFGQEIQPLMTSRQHINPLQESA; via the coding sequence ATGGATATTGGAATCTTCATCCCCATCGGCAACAACGGCTGGCTCATTTCAAGCAATGCGCCGCAGTACATGCCGACCTTTGAATTGAACAAGGAAATCGTGCAGAAGGCCGAGCATTACGGCTTCGAATTTGCGCTGTCGATGATCAAACTGCGCGGCTTCGGTGGCAAGACCGAGTTCTGGGAACACAACATGGAATCGTTCACCCTGATGGCCGGCCTTGCAGCCGTCACCCATCGCATCCATTTGTTCGCAACGGTTGCCACGCTGACGATTCCGCCGGCTATCGTCGCGCGCATGGCGTCGACCATCGATTCGATTTCCGGCGGCCGCTTCGGCGTCAATCTGGTGACCGGCTGGCAGAAGCCGGAGTACGAGCAAATGGGCATGTGGCCGGGGGATGAGTTCTTCTCGACCCGCTATGAATACCTGGCCGAGTACGCCCAGGTGCTGCGTGATTTATGGAGCACCGGGCACTGCGACCTGAAAGGCAAGTATTTCACCATGAACGACTGCCGGGTCAGCCCCAGACCCCAGGCCGAGATGAAGCTCATCTGCGCCGGGCAAAGTGAAGCCGGCATGGCATTTTCCTCGCAATATGCCGACTACAACTTCTGCTTCGGCAAGGGCGTGAACACCCCGATGGCCTATGCGCCGACGGCGGCAAAACTGATCGAAGCCAACGAAAAAACCGGCCGTAATGTCACGTCCTGCCCACTGTTCATGATCATCGCCGATGACACCGACGAGGCCGCCCGCGCCCGCTGGGAGCACATCAAGGCTGGCGCCGACGAAGAAGCGATTGCCTGGCTCAGCGAAAAAGGCGCTGCGGACAAGAGCCCCGGTTCGAACATGCGGCAGATGGCCGATCCGACTTCTGCGGTGAATATCAACATGGGCACGCTGGTCGGCTCATGGGCCAGCGTGGCGCGCATGCTCGATGAAGTCGCGACAGTGCCTGGCACCCAGGGCGTGATGCTGACCTTTGACGACTTCGTAAAGGGCGTCGAGGACTTCGGGCAAGAAATCCAGCCGCTGATGACCAGCCGCCAACACATCAACCCACTGCAGGAATCCGCCTGA
- the rutD gene encoding pyrimidine utilization protein D, translated as MHYEILGCQAADAPTLVLSSGLGGSARFWAPQLPVLTEQYRVVVYDQAGTGRSPASLAEDYSIANMAGELLAMLDELNIQRCHFIGHALGGLVGLELALQRPQLLQSMVLINAWSSPNPHSERCFAIRKNLLRDSGPAAYVQAQALFLYPADWIAAHSAQLAEDEAHTLAHFPKTDNLLRRIAALQAFDIEDRLDQIKTPALLIANRDDMLVPWQRSQHLADRLCGARLALLDYGGHASSVSDVEPFNCELVDYLAGQTRAETLTCN; from the coding sequence ATGCACTATGAAATACTCGGCTGTCAGGCCGCGGACGCACCGACGCTGGTGTTGAGTTCCGGTCTGGGTGGTTCAGCGCGCTTCTGGGCGCCGCAACTGCCGGTGCTCACTGAGCAATACCGCGTCGTGGTCTACGACCAGGCCGGAACCGGGCGCAGTCCGGCCAGCCTTGCCGAGGACTACTCGATTGCGAACATGGCCGGTGAATTGCTGGCAATGCTCGATGAACTGAACATCCAGCGTTGCCATTTCATCGGCCACGCGCTGGGCGGACTGGTCGGGCTTGAGCTGGCCCTGCAACGCCCGCAATTGCTGCAAAGCATGGTGCTGATCAATGCCTGGAGCAGCCCCAATCCCCACAGCGAACGCTGCTTCGCGATCCGCAAAAATCTGCTGCGCGATAGCGGCCCGGCCGCCTACGTTCAGGCGCAGGCGCTGTTTTTGTACCCCGCCGACTGGATCGCCGCGCACAGCGCACAACTGGCCGAAGACGAAGCCCACACCCTGGCGCACTTCCCGAAAACCGACAACCTGCTGCGGCGCATCGCCGCCTTACAAGCGTTCGACATTGAAGACCGGCTCGACCAGATCAAGACGCCTGCCCTGCTGATCGCCAATCGCGACGACATGCTCGTGCCGTGGCAACGCTCGCAGCATCTGGCGGATCGGCTTTGCGGGGCGCGCCTGGCGTTGCTCGACTACGGTGGTCACGCCTCAAGTGTCAGCGACGTTGAACCCTTTAATTGCGAGCTTGTTGATTATCTGGCTGGCCAGACTCGAGCGGAGACACTGACATGCAACTAG